The following are encoded in a window of Sminthopsis crassicaudata isolate SCR6 chromosome 3, ASM4859323v1, whole genome shotgun sequence genomic DNA:
- the LOC141562369 gene encoding E3 ubiquitin-protein ligase TRIM58-like, which yields MAAAAVEMLQQLQNQITCPICWKYFCEPVTIGCGHSFCRACLPSTAVTAFSCPECRQVSQVRGFPLLNGSLAELTKLGTQLRSQLLQSTGGQRRCAIHKEVLEYFCEDDQTVLCLRCCQAPEHGAHRHCPVEEAVSNSRKKIQHLQRCLQKYFKETKKLLVKEKKSVIDWEKMISREYREWDSLMWDELYHYLERMDQEKKNKKQTLSQESSTLQDLMLDLQEADSQPNLDLLRDVKELLERSKSALSQRAKALIPEVRVCPIFGMIEILNQFRVDLRLDPASASPCLIVAEDLKSVRAGEGWQVDTHPGDDFDLHMVLAEQAFSSGIQGSLEMEKHQPGSLVVG from the exons atggctgctgctgctgtggaaATGCTGCAACAATTGCAGAACCAGATCACGTGTCCCATCTGTTGGAAGTACTTCTGTGAGCCAGTCACCATCGGGTGTGGGCACAGCTTTTGCCGAGCATGTCTCCCAAGCACAGCAGTTACAGCTTTCTCTTGCCCTGAATGCAGGcaagtgtctcaggtcagagGCTTCCCATTACTCAATGGGAGCCTAGCAGAGCTGACTAAACTGGGCACACAGCTCAGGTCCCAGCTGTTACAGAGTACTGGAGGACAGAGGCGATGTGCCATTCACAAAGAAGTCTTGGAGTACTTTTGTGAAGACGACCAGACCGTGCTCTGTCTAAGATGTTGTCAAGCCCCAGAGCATGGGGCTCACAGGCACTGTCCTGTAGAAGAAGCTGTGTCCAATTCCAGGAAGAAGATCCAGCACCTGCAAAGATGCTTGCAGAAGTACtttaaggaaactaagaaacTTCTTGTTAAGGAAAAGAAATCTGTTATTGACTGGGAGAAGATGATCAGCAGAGAATACCGGGAATGGGATTCCCTCATGTGGGATGAGTTATATCATTATCTGGAAAGGAtggatcaagaaaaaaagaacaagaagcagACACTATCCCAGGAAAGCAGCACCCTTCAGGACCTCATGCTAGATCTACAGGAAGCAGACTCCCAACCCAATCTGGATCTGCTCCGGGATGTCAAGGAGTTGCTGGAAAGGAGCAAGTCAGCATTGTCCCAAAGGGCCAAGGCTCTCATCCCAGAGGTGAGAGTGTGTCCTATCTTTGGCATGATAGAGATCCTCAACCAATTCAGAGTGGACCTCAGGTTGGATCCTGCATCAGCCAGTCCTTGCCTGATTGTGGCTGAGGATCTGAAGAGTGTAAGAGCTGGAGAAGGCTGGCAGGTGGACACCCACCCTGGTGATGACTTTGATCTTCACATGGTCCTTGCTGAGCAGGCCTTCTCCTCAGGCATACA GGgaagtttggaaatggaaaaacaccagCCGGGGAGCCTAGTGGTGGGCTGA
- the LOC141562370 gene encoding E3 ubiquitin-protein ligase TRIM21-like, which yields MAAAAVEMLQQLQNQITCPICWKYFCEPVTIACGHSFCRACLPSSAATAFSCPECRQVSQVRESPLCINGRLLELTELGKQLSSQLLQSAEGQRRCATHQQVLEFFCEDDQTLLCVRCCQTPEHGAHRHCPVEEAAPNVRKKLQHLQSCLEKHFEEAKKLLASPRPLVNWHKMITEEYYKMYNLDLFKECPFARIEEEERSEKDRLSQQMRTLQDFMLDLQEAEGQANVDLLRDVKQLLERSESVLSQRAKALIPELRVCPVPGMIEMLNRFRVHIRLDPASASPCLIVAEDLRSVRAGEGWPVDTHPGDDGHLHMVLAEQAFSSGRRYWEVDVTGLPQWMLGIHTPCLKRQSGGSKTHCPSVFFLRCVRKEEDYFLQSYPGSLDHRLKSPIPREQSLLP from the exons atggctgctgctgctgtggaaATGCTGCAGCAATTGCAGAACCAGATCACGTGTCCCATCTGTTGGAAGTACTTCTGTGAGCCAGTCACCATCGCGTGTGGGCACAGCTTTTGCCGAGCATGTCTCCCAAGCTCAGCAGCTACAGCTTTCTCTTGCCCTGAATGCAGGcaagtgtctcaggtcagagAATCACCTTTATGTATCAATGGGCGCCTGCTAGAGCTGACTGAACTGGGGAAACAGCTCAGCTCCCAGCTGTTGCAGAGTGCTGAAGGACAGAGGCGCTGTGCCACTCACCAGCAAGTCTTGGAGTTCTTCTGTGAAGACGACCAGACATTGCTCTGTGTCAGATGTTGCCAAACCCCAGAGCACGGGGCTCACAGGCACTGTCCTGTAGAAGAAGCTGCTCCCAATGTCAGGAAGAAGCTGCAGCACCTTCAAAGTTGCTTGGAGAAGCACTTTGAGGAAGCAAAGAAACTTCTTGCTAGTCCCAGACCTCTTGTGAACTGGCACAAGATGATTACAGAAGAATACTACAAAATGTACAACCTGGACTTATTCAAGGAATGCCCTTTTGCTaggattgaggaagaagaaagaagtgagaaGGACAGACTTTCCCAGCAAATGAGAACCCTTCAGGACTTCATGCTAGATCTCCAGGAAGCAGAGGGCCAAGCCAATGTGGATCTGCTCCGGGATGTCAAGCAGTTGCTGGAAAGGAGCGAGTCAGTGTTGTCCCAAAGGGCCAAGGCGCTCATCCCGGAGCTCAGAGTGTGTCCCGTCCCTGGCATGATAGAGATGCTCAACCGCTTCAGAGTGCACATCAGGTTGGATCCTGCATCAGCCAGTCCTTGCCTGATTGTGGCTGAGGATCTGAGGAGTGTAAGAGCTGGAGAAGGCTGGCCGGTGGACACCCACCCTGGTGATGACGGGCATCTTCACATGGTCCTTGCTGAGCAGGCCTTCAGCTCAGGGAGACGATACTGGGAGGTGGATGTGACAGGATTACCTCAGTGGATGCTGGGGATCCACACCCCCTGCTTGAAGAGACAAAGTGGTGGCAGCAAGACCCATTGTCCCTCTGTGTTCTTTCTGAGATGTGTCAGGAAGGAAGAGGATTACTTTTTGCAATCCTACCCTGGATCGCTGGACCACAGACTGAAAAGCCCTATTCCCAGG GAACAAAGCCTGCTCCCATGA
- the LOC141562371 gene encoding E3 ubiquitin-protein ligase TRIM21-like, producing the protein MAAAAVEMLQQLQNQITCPICWKYFCEPVTIACGHSFCRACLPSSAATAFSCPECRQVSQVRESPLCINGRLLELTELGKQLSSQLLQSAEGQRRCATHQQVLEFFCEDDQTLLCVRCCQTPEHGAHRHCPVEEAAPNVRKKLQHLQSCLEKHFEEAKKLLASPRPLVNWHKMITEEYYKMYNLDLFKECPFARIEEEERSEKDRLSQQMRTLQDLMLDLQEAEGQANVDLLQDVKQLLERSESVLSQRAKALIPELRVCPVPGMIEMLNRFRVHIRLDPASASPCLIVAEDLRSVRAGESWQVDTHPDDDGHLHMVLAEQAFSSGRRYWEVDVTGLPQWMLGIHTPCLKRQSGGSKTHCPSVFFLRCVRKEEDYFLQSYPGSLDHRLKSPIPREQSLLP; encoded by the exons atggctgctgctgctgtggaaATGCTGCAGCAATTGCAGAACCAGATCACGTGTCCCATCTGTTGGAAGTACTTCTGTGAGCCAGTCACCATCGCGTGTGGGCACAGCTTTTGCCGAGCATGTCTCCCAAGCTCAGCAGCTACAGCTTTCTCTTGCCCTGAATGCAGGcaagtgtctcaggtcagagAATCACCTTTATGTATCAATGGGCGCCTGCTAGAGCTGACTGAACTGGGGAAACAGCTCAGCTCCCAGCTGTTGCAGAGTGCTGAAGGACAGAGGCGCTGTGCCACTCACCAGCAAGTCTTGGAGTTCTTCTGTGAAGACGACCAGACATTGCTCTGTGTCAGATGTTGCCAAACCCCAGAGCATGGGGCTCACAGGCACTGTCCTGTAGAAGAAGCTGCTCCCAATGTCAGGAAGAAGCTGCAGCACCTTCAAAGTTGCTTGGAGAAGCACTTTGAGGAAGCAAAGAAACTTCTTGCTAGTCCCAGACCTCTTGTGAACTGGCACAAGATGATTACAGAAGAATACTACAAAATGTACAACCTGGACTTATTCAAGGAATGCCCTTTTGCTaggattgaggaagaagaaagaagtgagaaGGACAGACTTTCCCAGCAAATGAGAACCCTTCAGGACCTCATGCTAGATCTCCAGGAAGCAGAGGGCCAAGCCAATGTGGATCTGCTCCAGGATGTCAAGCAGTTGCTGGAAAGGAGCGAGTCAGTGTTGTCCCAAAGGGCCAAGGCGCTCATCCCGGAGCTCAGAGTGTGTCCCGTCCCTGGCATGATAGAGATGCTCAACCGCTTCAGAGTGCACATCAGGTTGGATCCTGCATCAGCCAGTCCTTGCCTGATTGTGGCTGAGGATCTGAGGAGTGTAAGAGCTGGAGAAAGCTGGCAGGTGGACACCCACCCTGATGATGACGGGCATCTTCACATGGTCCTTGCTGAGCAGGCCTTCAGCTCAGGGAGACGATACTGGGAGGTGGATGTGACAGGATTACCTCAGTGGATGCTGGGGATCCACACCCCCTGCTTGAAGAGACAAAGTGGTGGCAGCAAGACCCATTGTCCCTCTGTGTTCTTTCTGAGATGTGTCAGGAAGGAAGAGGATTACTTTTTGCAATCCTACCCTGGATCGCTGGACCACAGACTGAAAAGCCCTATTCCCAGG GAACAAAGCCTGCTCCCATGA